The following proteins come from a genomic window of Salvia hispanica cultivar TCC Black 2014 chromosome 4, UniMelb_Shisp_WGS_1.0, whole genome shotgun sequence:
- the LOC125222961 gene encoding scarecrow-like protein 14, translated as MDHDHSDAILKLIGIMLMEEDDDDLENKPCMLHDCLALQATEKSLYDLLNNNSDNDLDSSSDNITDKQKQKKNRYREDDYRSNKQLASNLGGEDEALEMFDKVLLCSHSDCTMPKANTKKPGGRRGGGGAKKQLVVVDLHTLLMQCAQAVATFDTATVTDLLAKIRRHSSPHGDGTQRLAHYFANALEARVAGTASAAYTAFSNRISAAVFVRGYHTFIKACPFRKMSNVLANKTIRKLADSAAALHIIDFGILYGFQWPCLIQSLSERPGGPPKLRITGIDFPQSGFRPAERVSDTGDRLARYCQRFGVPFEYKAIAQKWESIKLEELEIERGELLVVNCLHRLPNVPDETVVVDSPRDQVLKLIKRIDPDMFIQGVVNGTYNTPFFVTRFREVLFQYSSLFDMYEATVPREDPNRLLFEEEVFGKDAINIIACEGTERLDRPETYKQWQARIVRAGFRQLPLDQQIVSIVKNKVKAEYHKDFSVDEDGKWMLQGWKGRVLHAFSCWKPAQN; from the coding sequence ATGGATCACGATCACTCAGATGCGATTCTCAAGTTGATAGGCATCATGCTCATGGAggaggatgatgatgatttgGAAAACAAACCGTGTATGCTGCACGACTGCTTGGCTCTCCAAGCTACCGAGAAATCTCTCTACGATCTTCTCAACAACAACAGCGACAACGACCTCGATAGCTCATCTGACAATATTACGGATAAgcagaagcagaagaagaacAGATACAGGGAAGACGATTATCGCAGCAATAAGCAGTTGGCCAGCAACCTCGGTGGCGAAGACGAGGCCTTGGAAATGTTCGACAAGGTGCTCCTCTGTTCCCACTCCGATTGCACAATGCCCAAGGCCAACACGAAGAAGCCAGGAGGcaggagaggaggaggaggagccaAGAAACAACTTGTGGTGGTGGATCTGCATACTCTGTTAATGCAATGCGCGCAGGCCGTTGCCACCTTCGACACCGCGACTGTAACCGATCTGCTTGCTAAAATACGCCGCCATTCCTCCCCGCACGGCGACGGCACGCAGCGCCTCGCCCACTACTTCGCCAACGCCCTCGAGGCGCGCGTCGCGGGCACGGCCTCGGCCGCCTATACCGCCTTCTCCAACCGGATATCGGCCGCCGTCTTCGTCAGAGGCTACCACACATTCATCAAGGCTTGCCCTTTCAGAAAGATGTCCAATGTTTTAGCCAACAAAACCATCCGGAAACTCGCCGATTCCGCAGCAGCCCTTCATATAATCGACTTCGGCATCCTTTACGGTTTCCAGTGGCCCTGCCTCATCCAGTCGCTCTCCGAGAGGCCTGGTGGTCCCCCCAAGCTCCGCATCACCGGGATCGACTTCCCCCAGTCGGGGTTCCGCCCAGCCGAGCGCGTGTCCGACACGGGCGACCGTCTCGCCAGGTACTGCCAGCGGTTCGGAGTCCCGTTCGAATACAAGGCGATCGCGCAGAAATGGGAGAGCATCAAACTGGAGGAGCTCGAGATCGAGAGGGGTGAGCTGCTGGTGGTGAATTGCCTGCACCGGCTTCCGAACGTGCCAGACGAGACGGTGGTGGTCGACAGCCCGAGGGATCAAGTGCTGAAGCTCATCAAGAGGATCGACCCGGACATGTTTATCCAAGGGGTGGTGAACGGCACCTACAACACGCCCTTCTTCGTCACCCGGTTCAGGGAGGTGCTGTTCCAGTACTCGTCGCTGTTTGACATGTACGAGGCCACTGTGCCGCGGGAGGACCCCAACAGGCTTCTGTTCGAGGAGGAGGTGTTCGGAAAGGACGCCATCAACATAATAGCCTGCGAGGGGACGGAGCGGCTTGATAGGCCAGAGACATACAAGCAGTGGCAGGCCAGGATCGTCAGGGCCGGCTTCAGGCAGCTCCCGCTGGATCAGCAGATCGTGAGTATCGTGAAGAACAAGGTCAAGGCAGAGTATCATAAAGACTTCTCGGTTGATGAAGATGGGAAATGGATGTTGCAGGGATGGAAAGGCCGAGTTCTTCACGCTTTTTCTTGCTGGAAACCTGCCCAAAACTGA
- the LOC125221096 gene encoding uncharacterized protein LOC125221096 produces the protein MCSVVIVEGDLHPGATRGRMSFLCFNPSIDKLNEETSTPSETESAATSSGRQNESLRENGSPQGRSEDLGLESRSSDSNGNHKRKQHDAGAEAKTPNKSRKSNQDNQDSNSARSRSSQKLNKREKLDWNVLRSPNHHSKKSKCCERYLELRR, from the exons ATGTGCAGTGTCGTTATAGTAGAAGGTGATCTGCATCCAGGGGCAACACGTGGACGCATGTCATTTCTATGTTTCAATCCTTCTATTGAT AAACTCAATGAAGAAACATCGACCCCTAGTGAAACCGAATCAGCTGCTACAAGTTCTGGTAGGCAAAATGAATCTTTGAG AGAAAATGGGTCTCCTCAAGGTAGATCAGAGGACTTGGGATTAGAATCGCGAAGCAGTGATTCCAATGGCAATCATAAGAGGAAGCAACACGATGCTGGCGCAGAAGCTAAGACTCCAAATAAGTCGAGGAAGAGCAATCAAGATAACCAAGATTCAAACTCAGCTAGAAGCCGCAGCTCTCAGAAGCTAAATAAGCGTGAAAAGCTGGATTGGAATGTTCTCCGGTCTCCAAATCATCACAGCAAGAAGAGTAAGTGCTGCGAGAGATATCTGGAGTTGCGTCGGTGA